tcaaactcagaaatggtCAAAGATCGTCTGATGgcgcgtgctgtggtggcgcagggggttagcacaccccatgtttggaggccttagtcctcgacgtggacgtcgcgggttcgactcccagtcctgacgacctttgccgtatgtcgaaaaaatacgagccactagcaccgcaaaaacaataaaagatccTCTGATAATCTGAGATTACTgtagtttaaaaactatttatttgatATTAGTCCCGTTAAAACAACTAGAAAAAGTTCCCTGAGTTCTGGAAAACTGAATGATCAGGACTAGTTTGATTATTGGGTCCAGAAGCACGTTTTAGTTTCAACTCAACACAGTGGGAAACATATGTGCAAAAATCTGCAACTGAAAGATGTTTGGATGAGGTGCTAAATTTGTCTTCATGCAGTCAGAAGTTGAAACATTTCTGACGGCCTTCTTGTGTTTCAGGAAACTCATTTGTGGAGTTTGAGTGTGTGGAGGAGACGGATCTCATTCTTATCCACTCTAACAAGCTGAACTACACACTGGATTCAAATGAGAAGCATGCAACGCTCTCAGCCGTCAGCAGTGGCAGCGCACCAGCCATCAAGAACTCCTGGCTGAAGACAGAGACTCAGTACCTGGTTCTGGAGCTGGACGGTAAACTGGTGAAAGGACAAACGTACCGCCTCGACACCGAGTTCACTGGAGAGCTGGCCGACGATCTGGGAGGTTTTTACAGGAGCGAGTACATAGAGGATGAAGTCAATAAGTAAGAATattctctgtttgtgtttcaaacGTTGCTCTTCTCCACCTTGAGCTGAAATGCTGCTGTTAAATGTTCTGCGCATATATGTTGCTCTCTTTTGATTATTAATCAAAATTCCTTATTCAAGACTCAGCTGAAAGCTGTGTTGATCATTCAGAGGAGAACATTTTTAGCTTAATTTTCACAGAACAAATCATTCGCTATCAATCAGGGATCTTCAAATGTTCTTACAGAGGTTATCTTTCTTGTCTTGTCTCTGTCAACTTAATGGACTTTTTCCATTATCACTGGAACCCAGAGAACTTTGCCCTTCTGTTATATAACAGAGTCTAATGGATGGATGTAACCACGGCAACATGAGCCATAAACAGACATCTTTAAAACCTCTTGTTGGGAATTTGAGTGTTGCTCACAGCAaaggagggagggaaaaaaggagggaggaaggaatggcttttttgtttggttggatggttggttggattgGTTGGTTTAGTTGGTTAGTTTGTAAGTTGGTTGTTTGGATGTATGGTTGATTGGTTTAGTTGGTTGGATGTATGgttgattggttggttggtttagTTGGTTAgtttgttggttggttggttggatgtatGGTTGATTGGTTGGTTTAGTTGGTTAGTctgttggttggttggtttagttggttggttggatggatggttgatTGGTttagttggttggttggatggatggttggatgtcTGACCCCAGCTGCTCTGTTCCCTCCAGGGTCATTGCGACCACCCAGATGCAGGCGACCGATGCCAGGAAGTCGTTCCCCTGCTTTGATGAGCCGGCGCTGAAAGCTTACTTCAACATCACTTTGATCCACGAGAGTGGAACTGTGGCTCTGTCCAACGGCGCTGAAAAAGGTCAGTTTCATATCTCTGACCGCTGGACAACTTTAAACAAGGAACCTCTGGTCTACAGTATCCAGAACACTgtagaataaaacaaagagaataGGAAATGATTGAAAGTCTGTTGGGTCTAGTTAAAATTAGGAAACCAGGAATTGCTTCTCAAAGCTGATGGATCCTCTTCAAACATcatcataaataaatgtagatttGATTTTTGCTGTCGTACAGAAACCACATTGATCACCATGGATGATCAAGAGGTGCTGCAGACGGTCTTTGAGCGCACTGAGAAGATGTCCACCTATCTGCTGGCCTTCATTGTCAGCGACTACGACTACATCCAGAACACCATTGACGGGGTTCAGGTACTTCACCGCCTTCAGTCTCTTTAACCTTACTGAATTTGTTTGGATCTTTTATGTGGATCACTGTAACACTAACACTTTCCGGGTCTGACATCAGGTCTAAAATCTGTGGGTTTATGGGTTAGAACTGTATTTTTGTGTCCGTTTCAGATCCGGATCTATGCTCGGAAGCCCGCCATCGCTGCTGGCCAAGGAGACTACGCCCTCAATATCACCGGACCCATCCTGAAGTTCTTTGAGGAGTATTACAACTCCACGTACCCACTGCCCAAATCGGGTCAGTTCAACACCCTGAGACTGGCTTTAggacacatccatccatccatccatccatccatccatacatacatacatacatacatacatacatacatacatacatacatacatacagatTAACATATTCAGTTGCCACAAGTGGCCCCCGCCCCACACTTTACCCACCACTGCTTTAATGAGACTGTACCAGGAGAGAACCGCTGGCATGCTGTGCTTTAGCCTCTGGCTTGTTGTTCTGTCTCAGTGAgggattatttgttttcaaaataacatGAAACATACAAGAAATGAGGAATTAAATGTctgaaacagctgaaaaacatgCCTGTATTCTTGCCGGTTTATGAGGCGTCACAAAGAGCATAATTACCTTGTTTTTCAGTCATCATTTGTTCTGAGGATTTATAGCGTTTTTACAGCCAACTCTCTGAATGATTTACCTTTATGATGATGACTCAATGAAGACAGTGAAGCTGCTTCATCAGCTTTTCtcagattaattaaaaaaatatatatcttcaTCATCTGTTCTCACTGTTTCAATGTCAGGCCGGAAGTCAGAGCAGAGCTTTTATTTGTTGGCtgggagttttttttatgatgcattCTGTGAAGATATGATAACAACATCAGGGTTGAGCAGATAAAGTCTGATCCTGTGATTTACAGTTGATCGTccagtaaatacattttatggcAGTAATCACATCTGAAAAGAACAACGCTTTACTTTCCTTCTGTCACCTGACAAGGCCGgatctaaaaatagaaacagtcGTCGCTTCAACCTGAGCGATCCAGCTCACACAGAAAcagctgcttcttccttctgctcttTCAGGTTCAGTGAAGAATTTACGGAAGGCCAAAAGagtcaaaattaaatgaataattcagcaCATCTTTAAATTATCAGTTAAATGTACcaatagataaataaatgtcaatttaaatgtttgaatcaTTTGTTTAATAGACaactattttataaaatatgtcaatattattaaaatgcaaacactCAAAagcttatttaaataattagccCTGCTCATTAGTGAATTTGacagataaaattattttatgttgacGTTACAGAACCCATGAGATACTTAAATACCCATTTAATTAATGATATGCATCAGCTGTCATGTTGccatctttaaaatgtaaacatatagggtgacctgtccagggtttaccacttttgtcaaaaaagttCATAACAGAAATGTGAGGATTTGCAGGTTGTGTCCACTGGAAACTTGCCTGACTCTTTAAAACCTCCTCTGTCCTGCAGATCAGATCGCCATCCCTGATTTTAACGCGGGAGCCATGGAGAACTGGGGTCTGATCACGTACAGAGAGACGGCGCTGCTGTATGACGAGGCCTTCGCCTCCAACTCCAACAAGGAGAGGATAGCCACCGTCATCGCTCACGAACTGGCCCACATGGTGAGCTCAGAGAAATGCTAAGATGCAGAGACATTCACAGATTGTTATGAGTTATgaggaaaataaactaaaaataaaaactggaagcAAAATACACCAAAGCTTCTCTTATTACAAACCAGACTTCTGAGAACAGGTTGTCAGTACGGCTCTACGGAGCCCCCCAGTGGACATGgaggatttattttctttgcacaaaCTAAATGcgcaaagaaaaatggaaaaacaacttctattatttttatagttaCACAAATCTTAGATTGATCTATTCCTGTTGTTGGCTGTTTCCTCTGTTTCCTCTATTTGGGGAAATAGAAGACATCAAACTTATTGTTTACCATAAATTCAGTGTTTATCAGCTGAAGTtactttacatatttaaaataatatggcACAAAAATACCAACAGTCATCAACAGCCATAACACCTAATATTATAACGTTATAATCTTTATATTtctattatgagaataaagtcacaatgttatgactttattctcgtaatataaCTTCATTCTcatcattatattttatttttttctcaatatgGCTCCATCATACTTTGGTGAGGTAACAAATTTCTCCCATGTCCTATACGGGGCTCTGTAGGACCCAGACTGCTcggttattatttattttagtttttatagatGTAATTTTCTCATCTTGTCCCTGCAGTGGTTCGGTAACCTGGTCACTCTGCGCTGGTGGAACGACTTGTGGCTGAACGAAGGCTTTGCTTCATACGTGGAGTTCCTGGGAGCGGACAAAGCCGAACCCGAATGGAACGTGGTACGAATTTTCTCTACGTTTGATGCTAATAATCGTTTCAGATGTTCGATGACACTCTTAATGGAGTCACCTTCCTCTTGTTTCTTGGCAGAAAGACCTGATAGTCCTCAATGATGTACACAGAGTGTTTGCCGTTGACGCTCTGGCGTCGTCTCATCCGCTGTCCTCCCTTGAAGACGACATCCAGAAACCTGCTCAGATCAGCGAGCTCTTCGATGCCATCTCATACAGCAAGGTCAGGAAGAGCACGCAAGCGTATGGGATGCCATTTGTGAAGTAACACCGAATAAAATGAACAGCTAtacttttggtttatttagccttccatagagaaaaaaagtgggcgttcatttttcacatttataaacGTCAGcattccaaactaaatatttaattcacaaactaaatatttagttgtcCACCTCAGCTTTTTAGCAAGCAAatgagctaaacatttagcttggaCCTAAGTATGTAGTTGTCAGCTAAATGTGTGGCTAACAAATTAATTAGTTacgagttaaatatttagctagcaacctaaatatttaattacgaGCCAAATATCTAGTTAGCAACctaaaactttagttttagaactaaatattaagtttaagATCTAATTTAGCTTGcgtgctaaatatttagctagcattAGCTGGCAACCTAAGAAATTAGCtaagaactaaatatttagtttggaaatgaaatgtttagtttagaaaataaatattttgtttggaaaataaatatttagctcagacctaaatatttagtttacaagctaattatttcacaaactaaatatttagcatgcaAGCTAAGCTATATATAtgaaacttaatatttaatttgcaactacattttcagtttgatgtgTGAATTAAAGATTTAGtttgtaagctaaatatttagctcataacttaatatttaggTTGTTATTACAGCTCACTTATAGAAATTGTAAACAAAGAAGGATAAAAATGACTCACTGTGCATGTAGCATCTTGACATTATTCCTCTGCCGCATTTCTAATATCTGAGCCAGGGTGTGTAATAAGATCTATCtaaatgaatattgttcttaTCTTCAGGGAGCCTCTGTCCTCAGGATGCTGTCAGACTTCCTGACTGAACCGGTCTTCACCAAAGGACTCCAGGTGACTTCCCGAAAATATAATCAAACATTAGTTTTTGGATTTACTgctgttaaaatatatttattaaaacatggaGATTTAACATCTTTCCCTGTTCTGCAGAGCTACCTGAGGGAGTTCGCCTTTGACAACACCGTTTACACAGACCTCTGGTCGCATCTGCAGGCGGTATGTTGTCTTCACACACTTTGAACATTCAGgttatgtttttctgttaaagCTCATGCTTTTTCAATTAGAAAAACAACTGGTGATCTATATCAATAGATAACacatctaataaaaatattcactaaactctgatccagaaccacacagcattctgggagatgtaggcagaggaaagagtTTAGCCTTTCAATCTCTCACAGCGAGCTAAGCTATGTGGGTGGAATCAACTAATTCCctctctttggttgcctagcaacaacttgctgagtaacttgcacaggagcagtttaaggttttgccaaTGTGTGtcataaatgcttaaaaataatcaacaacagtgtggagtgaaaactgtggatgcAGGCAGAAACGTCAGgcagcatttcagatatttaaaacaaaaaacgaatcaataattatctattTCGACTGATATGAGATGCTTATATTGTGATACGTTTTAATAGCCATATTGTTTAGTCATGATGCCTACCAAACTATTCTTGATTCAAATGTGAGACAATTAGTCCAGAATGAGTGCAAATTGGAtcatcaacagaaaaacaacagaaattagTTTTGGGAGAGAAGAATCAATATGTTGTAATGAGAGGTATTTCTGGTAAAGGTGGTTTTATAAATGGTTCATTAAATTTTTCCCCTGATTGGGTGTGCAAAATacttataaacacaaaaacacaacaatttaaGAAAGCACAAAAACCCAAATGTCTCTTCACCAACagcatagaaaaaaacatttttcatagaatttgtcaaaaaaaaaaaatccacatctttatttcatttgtgTTCCAGAATGTTTTCACACTgaacttgttttatgttttctgataCTCTACAGGCTGTAGATGATGCTAAAGTCGAGCTTCCTAAAAGTGTCCAGGACATCATGAACACCTGGGTGCTGCAGATGGGCTTCCCTGTGGTCACCATAGATACCGCCTCCGGCAGCGTTTCCCAGAAGCACTTCCTCCTGGATCCAGACTCCATAGTTACCGCTCCATCTCCCTACAAGTACGTAAACAGCTCTCTGATATTTTTACAAGAATGCCTATGCTATCACAAACTGTTTTCCCCCCAAAATCATTTTACTGTCCATAAAAAAGTGGGTCTAAAAGTATTAACAGAGCGGTTTCTGCTCCAGTTATGAGTGGAGCGTTCCAATCAAATGGAGGAAGAGTGGAACCGACCAGGACCTCATGTGGCTGACGGAAAAATCAGGTATGAAAATATCAATGACCATGTGATTTACTAATTTCTGTTCTCACAGAGTAGCCAGTTAGTagctggtttgtttttctttttaatgtttttggaaTAGATAAAAGTTAGACTTTAGACGTCAAATTACAACGGCATAGTTAAAGAGcaaatttccaagaaaaaattcagaaatttctgagatttaaaggtggaaaatttgcaacaaaaaaaatctcagaattttcttgcaataaaaatttgaaaagttaaaaatttgtgggaaaattttctcaaatttatttctccttttttcctgTCTACAGTAACTACAGTAATTACACCAATTATAGATAAAAAATAGGGTAAATATAATCAGCAACCAcactaacaaaataaatagtgaagattaaaaaaaagcttatttgagatttctttgcattttttttatcttctaaaAAGCTCAGACATGTTGCTATTAATTTTCAGGCAAACATTTAATGAAGTAATTTCAGCCTAATTAGAGCAGAGGTGATATAACAGGTTAAGCATAAGATTAATTGATCTCTAAAGTtatgtaatatatttaatagagaaagaaagaaaagcccAGAGCTAGTCTGACCCAAAAAGCAAATCTGTTCTTTCACAGAACAATTATTCTGACCCTGTAATGGCTAACCTGGCAACCCCAACaaagcccgttacctagcaaccccagtaaAGCCCAGCCTGTcccctagcaacccaagcggagctctagcattcaaattcaaaaatacttaaggGATCCCAAAGGGAAGTTAAATCTTAGTGAAACtcatattaattaaatgttaggTCAGCAGATTTTACCTCTGTACAATGTacgctggaaaagacaagtgtttttctgtatacatacatacattttttacattgatAACAACGTGAATGCTGCTCGCTGCTTCCATGTAGCTGTAAAAAAGCACCACTGCAccaacttttatttaaagccCCAATAAACAAGCAGTTTTTGCTTTCTACTTAAACTAACCAGTTTTAGCTGCATCCAAATCTGGTTTTAATCAGTTTGTCAAACTTGGTTTAGTACATCAGATTTTTATAGAAAGAGTGACCCAGATACTGTACTTATTTCTGAGGCGACTATACAGTTCTCAGGCAAGAAAAAGAGAGTGCAGATGACCCCAAAAGACTTTCATGTGACAAAAAAGCTTTGACATTGcttctttaaatcaaagctgCATATTTAACACTTGAAGTGGCAGAAAATTGCAGATATTCAGCAAACTGACacaagaatgaaacaaaatcaaattgcCCGCTTAacgtaaaaaataatttctcctgAAGTTACAAATAACGACATGAAGGTGACGGGGGCTTCTGACTGGGTGCTGGCCAACCTTGATGTGGTTGGATACTACAGAGTCAACTATGATGCTGCCAACTGGGAGAAACTACTAACCGCTCTGAGCAACAACCACGAGGTAGGAACAGCTTCCTGAAGgcttttctgtctgtgtggttCAACTGAACCTGACATGTTGCTGTTTGTATTTAAGAGCATTCCAAAGATCAACAGAGCTCAGCTGGTGGACGACGCCTTCAACCTGGCCAGGTAAGTCTGGAGCTAACAGACAGAAACAGGGATGAACAGTCTGTGTTGCATTCAGGAATAATTTGATAAATGCTCATAGTGTTGTTAGAAACTGGTGAATTAgagccattgtagatagaaaaaaaacagaattttttttattgagaaattttctagaaaaaacatggacatttctgagtgtCAAACgtctaaaatattcaacttttgtaactcagaaaatttcaaaaagtagaaaatgttcaacttttgtaaCTCAGAAATGTCCGTGTTTTatcaagaaaatttctgagttttttatagcattttttttttacttttcaaactcagaaaattatttgttttttctagtaCATTTCTAAgatgaatctcaaaattttagaGTTTTTCAGAGTAAAATTTGAGTAtttgaactcagaaatttccttgttttttttagtaaattatgagattaattataaaatttcagagttttttcaagtaatttgactttttgaactcagaaatttctgtttttctatagttaatttctgagattaatctcaaagtgTTAGagaaatttgctgtttttttctatctataaCAACGCTAattcaaattttattcaaatttcgAATTTGAAAACATCGTCGCAGAGACGTACGGCTTTGAGCTTGTTAAAACACAGAttcagaaacaaatatttcctAAATTGACCTTTTTTGTCATCTGAGCGAGTATGTATAAATCCCACTGCCTGTTGTTCCCCAAAGAGCTAAGATCATCCCAACAGTCCAGGCCCTAAAAACCACGCTGTACCTGAAGAAAGAGAGGGAATATATGCCGTGGAAATCTGCTCTGGACAACCTggacttcttcttcttgatgTTCGATCGCAGCGAGGTTTACGGAGCCATCCAGGTGCTCGTCTTTCCTACGTTAACCTATGAACGTTTCTTTGCGTTTCCCAAcctttgtttaatatttattaccTATTACTGTGGATCTCATGTTTGCAGGAATATCTGAGGAATCAGGTCACCCCGTTGTTCCAGCACTACAAAGAGTTAACAAGTAACTGGACCAACGTACCAGATGGTCACATGGACCAGTGAGTACATAATAATATGATataataatattgatgaagaaatactagttccattggcagatagaTTAacttacaacaagacatttttcccatgctATAAGTTAATCTATCTGGAACTAGTacttcttcatcaatattaaggaaatatttacttaaaacaagcctgtattacttactgaaaagttacttttaagttagtcgtacttcaaatgtactaagatattgtgtttttccagtgaaTTTATGCACACAGGCTCAGCATATTTTGTTTAAGTGCAGCTGGtagtttctttttgctttgcaaATATAATTTGTTTAACCACACAGTCTGGATTGACCAGCTTTCAGGACAACTCAAGGAACTCATGGCAGATCTATGGATAAATTTAGATTTCCAAAAGGAAACAGtcttttattgcattttctaAACAGTTGCAGATTCTGAGAACACAGGCTCAAACAACTGAGTCCAAAAAAATTCAAACGTTGGGAAGGTTAATGCAGTACTTCTCAAATAGTGGGGTGTGTCTTGCATCAAGACggttttcattaataaaatagGAAAATTATGCCTCCACTTGGATctttactgc
Above is a window of Xiphophorus hellerii strain 12219 chromosome 2, Xiphophorus_hellerii-4.1, whole genome shotgun sequence DNA encoding:
- the LOC116711890 gene encoding aminopeptidase N; this translates as MAKGIFISKYLAVAGIIVGVAALSTIIALSVVYSQERAKNNEASPTQEGGTTSKPTTTPSPSNKPWDKYRLPKTLVPHHYSVTLWPRLKPDPVTGLYIFTGNSFVEFECVEETDLILIHSNKLNYTLDSNEKHATLSAVSSGSAPAIKNSWLKTETQYLVLELDGKLVKGQTYRLDTEFTGELADDLGGFYRSEYIEDEVNKVIATTQMQATDARKSFPCFDEPALKAYFNITLIHESGTVALSNGAEKETTLITMDDQEVLQTVFERTEKMSTYLLAFIVSDYDYIQNTIDGVQIRIYARKPAIAAGQGDYALNITGPILKFFEEYYNSTYPLPKSDQIAIPDFNAGAMENWGLITYRETALLYDEAFASNSNKERIATVIAHELAHMWFGNLVTLRWWNDLWLNEGFASYVEFLGADKAEPEWNVKDLIVLNDVHRVFAVDALASSHPLSSLEDDIQKPAQISELFDAISYSKGASVLRMLSDFLTEPVFTKGLQSYLREFAFDNTVYTDLWSHLQAAVDDAKVELPKSVQDIMNTWVLQMGFPVVTIDTASGSVSQKHFLLDPDSIVTAPSPYNYEWSVPIKWRKSGTDQDLMWLTEKSVTNNDMKVTGASDWVLANLDVVGYYRVNYDAANWEKLLTALSNNHESIPKINRAQLVDDAFNLARAKIIPTVQALKTTLYLKKEREYMPWKSALDNLDFFFLMFDRSEVYGAIQEYLRNQVTPLFQHYKELTSNWTNVPDGHMDQYNQVNAISLACKTGLKECQDLVQSWFKEWMDTDKNPIPPNLRSTVYCNAIAAGGVKEWDFAWEKFNTSTIAIEADKLRAAMACTTTPWLLNRYLEYTLDPGLIRKQDATSTIVYIAQNVDGQSLAWYFIRSNWNYIFTQYGGGSFSFANLINGVTKRFSTEFELKQLNQFKEENAEVGFGSGTLAVDQSIERTQANIKWIKENKESVLEWFKNPV